Proteins from one Ficedula albicollis isolate OC2 chromosome 3, FicAlb1.5, whole genome shotgun sequence genomic window:
- the DLL1 gene encoding delta-like protein 1, whose product MGGRFLLTLAVLSVLLSRCQVGSSGVFELKLQEFVNKKGLLSNRNCCRGGGPGAGGLQQCDCKTFFRVCLKHYQASVSPEPPCTYGSAITPVLGANSFSVPDGAGGADPAFSNPIRFPFGFTWPGTFSLIIEALHTDSPDDLTTENPERLISRLATQRHLAVGEEWSQDLHSSGRTDLKYSYRFVCDEHYYGEGCSVFCRPRDDAFGHFTCGERGEKVCNPGWKGQYCTEPICLPGCDEQHGFCDKPGECKCRVGWQGRYCDECIRYPGCLHGTCQQPWQCNCQEGWGGLFCNQDLNYCTHHKPCKNGATCTNTGQGSYTCSCRPGYTGSNCEIEINECDANPCKNGGSCTDLENSYSCTCPPGFYGKNCELSAMTCADGPCFNGGRCTDNPDGGYSCRCPLGYSGFNCEKKIDYCSSSPCANGAQCVDLGNSYICQCQAGFTGRHCDDNVDDCASFPCVNGGTCQDGINDYSCTCPPGYNGKNCSTPVSRCEHNPCHNGATCHERNNRYVCECARGYGGLNCQFLLPEPPQGPVIVDFTEKYTEGQNSQFPWIAVCAGIILVLMLLLGCAAVVVCVRLRVQKRHHQPDACRSETETMNNLANCQREKDISISVIGATQIKNTNKKVDFHSDNSDKNGYKVRYPSVDYNLVHELKNEDSVKEEHSKCEAKCETYDSEAEEKSAVQLKSDASERKRPDSVYSTSKDTKYQSVYVISEEKDECIIATEV is encoded by the exons ATGGGAGGTCGGTTCCTGCTGACGCTCGCCGTCCTCTCGGTGCTGCTGAGCCGCTGCCAG GTCGGCTCCTCCGGGGTCTTCGAGCTGAAGCTGCAGGAGTTTGTCAATAAGAAGGGGCTGCTCAGCAACCGCAACTGCTGCCGCGGGGGCGGCCCCGGCGCCGGCGGGCTCCAGCAGTGCGACTGCAAGACCTTCTTCCGCGTCTGCCTCAAGCACTACCAGGCCAGCGTGTCCCCCGAGCCGCCCTGCACCTACGGCAGCGCCATCACCCCCGTCCTGGGCGCCAACTCCTTCAGCGTCCCCGACGGCGCGGGCGGCGCCGACCCCGCCTTCAGCAACCCCATCCGCTTCCCCTTCGGCTTCACCTGGCCC GGCACCTTCTCGCTCATCATTGAGGCTCTGCATACGGACTCACCCGATGACCTCACCACCG AAAACCCTGAGCGCCTCATCAGCCGCCTGGCCACCCAGAGACACTTGGCAGTGGGCGAAGAGTGGTCCCAGGACCTGCACAGCAGCGGCCGCACTGACCTCAAGTACTCGTATCGCTTCGTGTGCGACGAGCACTACTACGGAGAAGGCTGCTCTGTCTTCTGCCGCCCCCGGGACGATGCCTTTGGTCACTTCACCTGTGGAGAGCGGGGCGAGAAAGTCTGCAACCCGGGCTGGAAGGGCCAGTACTGCACTGAGC CGATTTGTTTGCCTGGATGTGACGAGCAACACGGCTTTTGCGACAAGCCTGGGGAATGCAA atgcagAGTGGGCTGGCAGGGGCGATACTGTGATGAGTGCATCCGATACCCAGGCTGCCTTCATGGTACCTGTCAGCAGCCGTGGCAGTGCAACTGCCAGGAAGGCTGGGGTGGCCTTTTCTGCAACCAGG ACCTGAACTACTGCACCCACCACAAGCCCTGCAAGAATGGTGCCACATGCACCAATACTGGTCAGGGGAGCTACACTTGTTCGTGCCGACCTGGGTACACAGGCTCCAACTGTGAGATTGAAATCAATGAATGTGACGCCAACCCTTGCAAGAATGGTGGAAGCTGCACT GATCTGGAGAACAGCTACTCCTGTACCTGCCCCCCAGGCTTCTATGGGAAGAACTGTGAGCTGAGCGCCATGACTTGTGCTGACGGGCCATGCTTCAATGGTGGGCGCTGCACCGACAACCCTGATGGGGGCTACAGCTGCCGCTGCCCACTGGGCTATTCCGGCTTCAACTGTGAGAAGAAAATCGActactgcagctccagcccttgtgCTAATG GAGCCCAGTGTGTTGATCTGGGGAACTCCTACAtctgccagtgccaggctggcttCACCGGGAGGCACTGCGATGACAACGTGGACGACTGCGCCTCCTTCCCCTGCGTCAACGGAGGGACCTGCCAGGACGGCATCAATGACTACTCCTGCACCTGCCCCCCAGGATACAACGGGAAGAACTGCAGCACCCCGGTGAGCAGATGCGAGCACAACCCTTGCCACAATGGGGCCACCTGCCACGAGAGAAACAACCGCTACGTCTGCGAGTGTGCCCGGGGCTACGGCGGCCTCAACTGCCAGTTCCTGCTCCCGGAGCCACCTCAGGGACCCGTCATCGTGGACTTCACTGAGAAGTACACGGAAGGCCAGAACTCCCAGTTCCCCTGGATTGCCGTCTGCGCCGGGATTATTCTGGtcctcatgctgctgctgggctgtgctgctgtggtcGTCTGCGTCAGGCTCAGAGTGCAGAAGAGGCACCACCAGCCTGATGCCTGCAGGAGTGAGACTGAGACTATGAATAACCTGGCAAACTGCCAGCGCGAGAAGGACATTTCCATAAGTGTCATTGGTGCCACTcagattaaaaacacaaataagaAAGTAGACTTTCACAGTGATAACTCTGATAAAAATGGCTACAAAGTCAGATACCCATCAGTGGATTACAATTTGGTGCATGAACTCAAGAATGAGGACTCAGTTAAGGAGGAGCACAGCAAATGTGAAGCCAAGTGTGAAACGTATGAttcagaggcagaggagaaaagtGCAGTACAACTAAAGAG TGATGCTTCTGAAAGAAAGCGACCAGATTCAGTATATTCCACTTCAAAGGACACAAAGTACCAGTCGGTGTATGTCATATCAGAAGAGAAAGATGAGTGCATCATAGCAACTGAG GTGTAA